The following coding sequences are from one Methanococcoides orientis window:
- a CDS encoding PAS domain S-box protein, translated as MYTIYNSRVHTGFKPAKKESIGSIIGSTPEFDSEASVFFSWDLENDWKILDVSDNVSLFGYTVEECLDERFSYSDLVHPHDLDRVFSELQIYRELEGTSSFVQNYRILAKDGSVANVKVLNTLTITADGAVGSAYGFMIEMTSLSNIAHSNNASFYLESIIDSLKESILIIGNDFEVIYANDSFYELFKVGPEDVIGKNARKFAQFRQDSPELFSKLKDVCAEGKPVKNLEFTYTFSNVGMRTISLNVNRLSLSADDGCLLFVAFEDITELKKAEELLSSEEKYASLVEKGTEGIIVVRDDIIKYANTKFCELRGLQKEDIIGSDLFSHIPTEYHRMISIKIKKWMASKKKDPKSYEVNIFSKDEENIPVEITASHGDYGGEPGLIITINDIREKRKAKEALIDTEKNFRLIFEKSPMGIVRFDQKGTITNSNEVFDELFNHLHENVLGQSLFDFLKDDKIRQGLNDVLTGKSNNFESETQLKKDNNSLILRLNLSSLIVDGFPQGGMAIFDDVTLHKMGEESLQQNENRLKILLELSQMADDDVSSIIRFALRSALDLTQSSEGYIIRFGDNGIPDLCLSLLKDEEGQYDFNEESINCSSDLKRTIKENGSTGKPLFSNILTDHNNRSDISGKAVHRIELPFYDGSSIKFVLGVENKDTAYNYLDTHNLKLLLQSMWKLIIHREANEALEASEEKYSTLVERGNDGIIIIQDGMLKFANPMFCEIVGLSPDKVHDTKFTRYISPEYIRMVEKLLSKILEKKKSISRRSEIILMGKSRGSIPVEITTSRIDHNGKPSIMTIIHDITKPKEKERELLETLEVQKVLQAVIKSSPAVVFFWGSQSEWPVEFVSENIEKFGYSPEEFISGKLNYSDIIHPSDSERVHAYFDRKNYEGTSEYRIEYRIITKTGDVRWVEERSTPQYDEEGKLAHIQGIIIDITERKRIDQFLNIESEVGNLFTPSRDLQETFDQLLEFSLHIKGLDCGALYIVDKNNGDLNLVSNNGLSEEFVKTYSHYGPDSIQNRFFLTGYPLYKLYSEIFPLTRHDKRVDEGLLATAVIPVKYREEIVAVLFLASHDEYDISYDVHTSIETIAAQIGSIIGRIETEVDLQKNQNDLKLLLDSINDLIFVLDNEGCVLYTNESVTGKLGYSKEEITGMNFIKMHPHNKVLDVANYFSEAVSGKETVFTLPLLTNTGMAISVETRLNKGIWNKQEALVAACREVNRI; from the coding sequence ATGTATACTATATACAATTCCAGAGTACACACAGGCTTTAAGCCTGCTAAAAAGGAGTCAATTGGATCAATTATAGGCAGTACGCCTGAATTCGATAGCGAAGCTTCTGTATTTTTTTCATGGGACCTTGAAAATGACTGGAAGATCCTGGATGTTTCTGACAATGTCTCTCTTTTTGGATATACTGTTGAAGAATGCCTGGATGAAAGATTCTCATATTCCGATCTTGTTCACCCTCATGACCTGGATCGAGTATTCTCCGAGCTGCAAATTTATCGAGAACTTGAAGGGACCTCCTCTTTTGTCCAGAACTACAGAATATTGGCAAAAGATGGTTCTGTAGCGAATGTAAAAGTACTTAATACTCTAACAATTACTGCTGATGGGGCGGTTGGATCAGCCTATGGTTTCATGATAGAAATGACAAGCTTATCAAATATTGCTCATTCAAATAATGCAAGTTTTTATTTAGAATCAATTATCGATTCGCTAAAAGAATCTATTTTAATAATAGGTAATGATTTTGAGGTTATCTATGCGAACGATTCTTTCTATGAATTATTCAAAGTTGGACCTGAAGATGTAATTGGTAAAAATGCAAGAAAGTTTGCTCAGTTCAGGCAAGATTCCCCTGAGCTCTTTAGTAAATTAAAAGATGTCTGTGCGGAAGGAAAACCTGTCAAGAATCTCGAATTCACATATACTTTTAGCAACGTTGGGATGCGAACGATCTCGTTGAATGTAAATCGTCTTTCTTTGTCCGCCGATGATGGATGTCTGTTGTTTGTAGCATTTGAAGATATCACTGAACTGAAAAAAGCAGAAGAACTGCTCTCATCTGAAGAAAAATATGCTTCACTCGTTGAAAAAGGAACTGAGGGCATAATTGTTGTTCGGGATGATATCATAAAGTATGCTAACACGAAATTCTGTGAACTTAGGGGGCTGCAAAAAGAAGATATAATAGGTTCAGATCTCTTTTCCCATATTCCTACTGAATATCATCGAATGATCTCAATAAAGATAAAAAAATGGATGGCCAGTAAAAAGAAGGATCCTAAAAGTTATGAGGTAAACATCTTTTCAAAAGATGAAGAGAACATACCGGTGGAAATTACAGCCTCCCATGGCGACTATGGAGGAGAACCCGGCCTAATCATAACGATTAATGATATTCGTGAAAAAAGAAAAGCAAAGGAAGCCCTTATCGATACTGAGAAAAACTTCAGACTCATCTTTGAGAAATCTCCAATGGGAATTGTTCGTTTTGATCAGAAAGGCACCATCACCAACTCCAACGAAGTATTCGATGAATTATTCAATCATCTTCATGAAAATGTGCTAGGACAGAGTTTATTTGATTTCCTGAAAGATGACAAAATAAGACAGGGTCTTAATGATGTACTTACTGGAAAATCCAATAATTTTGAATCAGAGACCCAACTTAAAAAAGATAACAATTCACTGATACTTCGTTTGAATCTAAGTTCATTGATCGTAGATGGCTTCCCTCAAGGAGGAATGGCCATCTTTGACGATGTAACACTTCACAAGATGGGAGAAGAGTCCCTTCAGCAAAATGAAAACCGTCTCAAAATACTTCTTGAACTTAGCCAGATGGCGGATGATGATGTATCCAGTATCATTAGATTTGCCCTTCGGTCGGCCCTGGACCTAACACAAAGCAGTGAAGGATATATTATACGATTCGGAGATAATGGGATACCTGATCTTTGTTTGTCTCTTTTAAAAGATGAAGAAGGCCAGTATGATTTCAATGAAGAAAGTATTAATTGTTCTTCTGATCTAAAAAGAACCATTAAAGAAAACGGTTCAACAGGCAAACCTTTATTCTCTAACATTCTGACAGACCACAATAATAGATCTGATATATCAGGAAAAGCAGTGCATCGCATAGAACTCCCGTTTTATGATGGCAGTTCGATCAAATTTGTGCTGGGTGTCGAAAATAAGGATACAGCATACAATTATCTTGACACACATAACCTCAAACTGCTTCTGCAATCTATGTGGAAACTGATCATTCACAGGGAAGCGAATGAAGCATTAGAGGCTTCAGAGGAAAAGTATTCAACCCTTGTTGAAAGAGGAAATGATGGCATCATTATTATTCAGGATGGCATGCTTAAATTTGCCAATCCAATGTTCTGTGAGATCGTGGGATTGTCCCCTGACAAAGTACATGATACAAAATTTACCAGATACATTTCACCTGAATACATAAGAATGGTAGAGAAATTATTATCGAAGATACTGGAAAAGAAAAAGAGCATAAGTCGTAGATCTGAAATTATTCTAATGGGGAAGAGTAGAGGATCCATTCCAGTTGAGATTACCACTTCCCGCATTGACCACAATGGTAAACCTTCAATAATGACAATCATTCATGATATAACCAAACCGAAAGAAAAAGAGCGGGAATTACTCGAAACTCTGGAAGTTCAAAAGGTTTTGCAGGCTGTAATAAAAAGCAGTCCGGCCGTTGTTTTCTTCTGGGGTTCCCAATCAGAATGGCCTGTGGAGTTCGTTTCTGAAAATATCGAAAAGTTTGGTTACTCCCCGGAGGAATTTATTTCAGGGAAGTTGAATTATAGTGATATTATTCACCCATCAGATTCTGAGAGGGTGCACGCATATTTTGACAGGAAGAATTATGAAGGTACATCGGAATATCGTATCGAGTATCGTATAATAACAAAAACCGGAGATGTGCGCTGGGTAGAGGAAAGATCAACTCCCCAATATGATGAAGAAGGAAAGCTTGCTCATATCCAGGGTATAATAATAGACATCACTGAACGTAAAAGGATCGATCAGTTCCTTAATATTGAATCTGAGGTGGGAAACCTGTTCACCCCATCCAGAGACCTTCAGGAAACATTTGACCAACTTCTGGAGTTCTCTTTACACATAAAGGGCCTTGATTGTGGTGCCCTTTATATTGTTGACAAGAACAATGGTGATCTCAACCTCGTATCCAATAATGGACTTTCAGAAGAATTTGTGAAAACGTATTCCCACTATGGCCCGGATTCCATACAAAATAGGTTCTTCCTAACAGGTTATCCGCTCTATAAACTTTATTCAGAGATATTTCCACTGACACGTCATGATAAGCGGGTGGATGAAGGACTTCTTGCTACTGCAGTTATTCCTGTAAAGTACCGGGAAGAGATAGTAGCAGTTCTTTTCCTTGCGTCTCATGACGAATACGACATATCCTATGATGTTCATACATCAATTGAGACCATTGCTGCACAGATAGGCTCTATAATAGGTCGTATTGAAACCGAGGTTGACCTCCAGAAGAACCAGAACGATCTGAAATTACTTCTGGACAGCATTAATGATCTCATATTTGTCCTTGATAACGAAGGATGCGTTCTTTATACAAACGAAAGCGTGACAGGCAAACTTGGTTATTCAAAAGAAGAAATTACAGGCATGAATTTCATCAAAATGCATCCTCACAATAAAGTACTGGATGTAGCAAATTACTTTAGTGAGGCTGTTTCAGGTAAAGAGACTGTGTTTACACTTCCTCTACT